CCATCAACGACCGAGCGGGGGACCGAGCGGGGGACCGAGCGGGGGCCAACACCACCAAAGCAAATAGCGAAGCCGTCCAACAGCTTTGGCCGTTTTATCACGATCGTCATAGTGCTCATTGTTGTGATTGCCGGGTTATTTGGCACCATGCCCTGGTGGTACGGTCGCATGCCAATGCTGGTGCAAGGGTGGGTTCCCGAACAGCTACGGCCACCAAGCAGTCAAGTCTCAGCTTCGGTGACACAAGATATCATGGCGCTGCAACAGCGATTGGCGACGACAGAAACAGAGATCGCCGCACTGCGAAGAACGGTTCAATCCACCCCGACGACTGTGCCGCTAGACACCACTGCAACAGATTCGATTATAGCCGACCTGCAACAACGCCTCAGGAACATTGAGACGCGAGCTAACGTCAGGCCGACAGAAGCAGTCGGCGCAAACATCTCCGCCGAGTCTGTAACGGCATTGAGCAGCGCGGTTGCCAATCAAGCCCAGCAACTGGCGACAGTTACGGCCAGAATTGCAACTGTGGAAGCAGCCTTAGGAAATGCGACCGCGCTGGAAAACGTGTCAACACGCGTGGCAAGGCTGGAAGATCGCAGTGCTGATGCAGCGACGGTGCTAACTTTGGCCGCCAGAATCACACAGGTTGAAGCGGCGGCCAGCACCTTGGTCAATGAGCAATCCAGCGCGATTGGTCTCTTGCTTTCTGTGTCGCAATTGCAGGACGCCGTTTCTAACGGTCGCCCCTACGGATTAGAACTGGAAACCGTCAACGCCTTTGCAGCCAAAACCGAGCGGGTTGCGTTTGAAACGGCAGCGCTCAGCCAGCATCAGCAAAGCGGGGTTGCAACGCGGGCAGAAATAAAAGACCGCTTTGAGCGCATTGCACCAGCAGTTGTGCGCGCAGACCTGCTGCCCACAAACTCAGCCTCTTGGATTCAACGCGCGTTGGACCAAGTCTTGTCGTTGGTCAACGTCCGACGGCTGGAAGATGATGGAAGCGCGACCGTTGGTGCCGTTATAAACCGCATTCAAAGCGCGTTGGACGATGGAAATCTCTTAGCCGCAGTCGCGACAGCGGAGGAATTAAGCGGCCTATCGAGCGATACGCTGGCCCCATGGCTAAGGGATGCGCAAGCCCTGGTCGCCGCTGAGACGGCCCTTAATGA
This genomic stretch from Rhodospirillaceae bacterium harbors:
- a CDS encoding mitofilin family membrane protein, translating into PEPEPEPEPEPEPEPEPEPEPEPEPEPEPEPEPEPEPEPEPEPEPLTTADSAPEPVQELLQHQDPKLEPEDNKPSDKAAELEHVSDSKHELETLSEPDTNTLAQIKNPATISSDKKEPSDSMAQAKDETKISAQETERNVQDQPAQDAPQQDRAKLDPLKTGRTAQLMAEDAADLRSQTSRTQSQRKPKKSADADVDPIPDAPIPSTTERGTERGTERGPTPPKQIAKPSNSFGRFITIVIVLIVVIAGLFGTMPWWYGRMPMLVQGWVPEQLRPPSSQVSASVTQDIMALQQRLATTETEIAALRRTVQSTPTTVPLDTTATDSIIADLQQRLRNIETRANVRPTEAVGANISAESVTALSSAVANQAQQLATVTARIATVEAALGNATALENVSTRVARLEDRSADAATVLTLAARITQVEAAASTLVNEQSSAIGLLLSVSQLQDAVSNGRPYGLELETVNAFAAKTERVAFETAALSQHQQSGVATRAEIKDRFERIAPAVVRADLLPTNSASWIQRALDQVLSLVNVRRLEDDGSATVGAVINRIQSALDDGNLLAAVATAEELSGLSSDTLAPWLRDAQALVAAETALNDLTTKAIAHMNSGRDIATPRAQTEN